The genomic stretch ATCGCGACCGTCGCGGCAGCCGTCGTCGAGAGGCCGGAGCGGTCCTTCACCCGCAGGCCGACGGTGTGCTGCGTTCCCGCCGTGCACGCCCCGCCGCAGATTCGCGTCCTCACCTGCTCCCACCCGAGCTTCACCAGAGCGCCGCTGACATCGCCGTACTTTCCATCGTCGTCGAGGTCCCAGGCGTACTCCGCGATCGCATCGCCACACGGAGCGTCGGGATCGCTGCTGCCCGCCGCGCTGAGACTCAGCGGCTTGCCGATCGCCACCGTGTACGGGTCGCCGGCGGCGGCGACCGGCGCGCGGTTGACGACCTCGACCGCGACCGTCGCCAGGCCGCTCGCCGCGGGGTCACCGTCATCGGTCACCCGCAGCGCCGCGGTGAACGACCCGAGCTCGCCGTAGGTGGCGGCCGCCGTGGGGCCTGACGCCTCCTCGGTGAAGGACCCGTCGTAGTGGAAATCCCAGGCGTAGGCCGCGATGCGCCGGCCGGGGTCCCCGTGGAACGAGCCGGTGCCGTCGAAGCGGACTTCCTGCGGGCAGTACATCGTCACGGGATCGGCGGTCGCGACCGCCGTGGGCGGGTCGCCGGCGGCGGCGAGCGCCGGCCCCGCTGGCAGCAGGGCACAGAGTATTCCCGGCAACAGGCAGACGATGCCCGCGCCGACGGTGGACACGATGCCGGCCGGTCTCATCGGGCTGTCCTTCGACCGCGTTGCGTGTTCGCGCCCCCGCGGCTGCCCGGCCGCGCACGGCGAGTGTAGTTTACCACGTCACAAGGATTCAGTGCTGTCAATCACAATCCGGGGCTGTGGCGGCCGACTCGATACTGGCTGGAGGCCGCTCAGAACGGGTCAGATGCAAGGAAGGCCCCGATGCGAATGCCGAGACGGGCTGGCGCCCGTCGCAGGCAGGCGCGAGGGGCCTGACGCCGCAGATGGCCCGTTATCAGCGGCCGACTAGTTGATGACGTAGTCCTGCGGGTCGACCGGGACGCCGTTGCGCAGCACCTCGTAGTGCAGGTGCGGCCCCGTGCTCTTGCCGGTGTTGCCGACCAGCGCGATCATCTGCCCGCGCCGCACCTGCTGGCCGGCCCGCACGAGCACCCGCGACGCGTGCCCGTAGCGGGTCTGGAGCCCGTAGCCGTGCTCCAGGGACACCATGTTGCCCAGTTCCGCCTCGCGGCCGACGGCCGTGACCAATCCGTCGGCGGGCGCCACGATGGACGTCCCCAGCGGCGAGGAGATGTCCAGCCCGCGGTGCATGGTCTTGTTCTGGGTGAAGGGATCGCTGCGCCACTGGAAGCCGGACGTCACCCACCCGCGCGTCGGCAGGATCGAGGGCGTCGCCGCCATGAGCGAGCGCCGATCCTCCAGGTAACTGACCAGGTCCGAGAGGCCCTGCTCCTGGGTCTCGACCCGCCCGCGCAGCTGCGCGAGGTCGCGGTCGACCTGGCCGGCGAGGTCGGCCTGCCGCACCTCCTGCCCGCTGAGCATGTCGGCGAGGCTCTTCTCGCCGCCGCCGATGGCCGGCGTCTTCTCGCGATCGGCCGCCCGGTGGTCCAGATCGAACGCCGTGCGCAGCCGCGCCTCGAACTTGCGCAGCCGCGACATGGCGTTCTCCATGTCGACGAGCCCGCGGGCCAGTTGCGCGGTCTTCTCGCGCTGGGCCACCGTCTCGGCGCGCAGCCGATCCAGCT from bacterium encodes the following:
- a CDS encoding M23 family metallopeptidase, whose translation is MRLFRKRKGAEEKGRVERRSHSYTLMIVPSAHSRVRRLVVSERTLRLMVASAGAAALLFALLGISFVRGMFQAAELDRLRAETVAQREKTAQLARGLVDMENAMSRLRKFEARLRTAFDLDHRAADREKTPAIGGGEKSLADMLSGQEVRQADLAGQVDRDLAQLRGRVETQEQGLSDLVSYLEDRRSLMAATPSILPTRGWVTSGFQWRSDPFTQNKTMHRGLDISSPLGTSIVAPADGLVTAVGREAELGNMVSLEHGYGLQTRYGHASRVLVRAGQQVRRGQMIALVGNTGKSTGPHLHYEVLRNGVPVDPQDYVIN